GCAGGCCCTCGTCGAGTCCTATCTCTTCATCGAGAACGAAGGCCGCGAATTCCGTAGCCGCGCCGAGCGCGATGGCCTGCGTCTCCAGATCGCCTACCGTTCCTTCAGCGGCCGCGGCGCGGATGACGATGATGCCTTCTTCACCGAGCTGGAGAAGCTCTCGCAAAAGCGCAGCGATACCCGCGCCTTTGCCACCCGCTTCGCGGAAGACGCACAGCTTTCCGAACTCGTGCGGTCCTCCACGGACTACGGTGCGGATGCCAGGTCATGGGAACTCTGGCAAGAGGAGCACAAGCACGACCCCGGCTACGATCCCCGCCGCATCGCGGAGTACTATGAACACTGGAATGAGATCCGCCAGGACACGAGCAGCCGTCTGCAGCCCGTTCTCGGCCCGCTGCGCCAGGCATGGCACCTCATGCAGGAAGAGAAGGGCTACCTCGGCTTCAATCTCCGCGGGCTCTACGACCCCATGGATGAGAGCGAGCGCGCCACCTTCATCGCCTCCCTATCGCTGCTCGCCCGCACCTTGCCACCGCAGCAGCAGGCCAGCTTCTGGGGAAATGTCGCGAAGACGAATGACCGTGCATGGCAGGGCTACGTGCAGGACGCCTTCGAGTGGGGCGAGATGCAGGTAGCCCCGGAGCTGCGCGAAATGGAAGCGCTGCTCGCTCAGGAGGAGCCGGATCCATGGCAGATCACCTCCACGCTCGGCCGCAATGTCACGGACCAACTCCTGCCCCTCGGCTTCATCCACAAGCAAGCGCGCGAGCGCTTCACCACCGATGGACAAGCAAGCGCCGCCAAGGCCGCAGAGGTCCGCGCCGAGCTCCGCCGCCGCCAGAATTTCCGCGATGACATCGAGCGCATCCGCGATGAGGACTACGATCCCGTGCGCGTGCTTTCGCCGGAGGGCTCCGCCGCCGCCTTTGGCGAGAAGTTCGCCTACGGCCTCACCGGCACCGCGCCCACCCTCGCCGGCGCAGCCATCCCATGGGCAGGCCTCGTCCTCACCTATGGCACCAGCGAGCGCATGCTCTATCGCGATCTGCGCCGCTCTTTCATGACCAGCGATGGCGTGACGCCCGGTCTCTCCGACTCGGAGGCCACCCGCCTCTCCAGCCAGGTCGCCCCCATCCTCGCCATCCCTTACGCCGCGATCGAGAAGCTGAAGATCGAGGGCATGCTCGGGAAGCTCCCCTTCACGGACAAGCTGATGAACACGCTCGGCCGCCGCGTGACAAATGGCGTCCTGCGCGGCGGCTTCCGCATCGGCATGGAGGCCGGCTTCCAGACCATCGGTGAAAATCTTCAGGACGCCCTTCCCGTCATCACCCAGCAGCTCGTCTCCGCATTGAGTGATGACCTGAAGGTCCCCGGCGTGGTCCTGCGGAATGGGAAGGACGGCTACCTCGATGGCTATTGGGAAAAGACCGCGCTCACCTACACCATCATGCTCCCGCTCTCCATCGCCGCCGCAGCCGGAGGGAGGGATCGGGATGCACGCGCACGCACCTTTGCCAAGGCCTCCGATGCCGAGTTGCTCGCCTTCATCGGTTCGGCGGAAGCCGTCGCCAGGATCCGCGAAGCCCAGCAGCGCGGCCCCTTCACCGTGAATGCCGCGATCGAGCAAGCACTCGCGAGAAGGAATCCCTTCACCCCCGAGGCAAAGGCCGCCGTCGAGCAATTGGCCCGCGACGCCCAAGCACGGAAGGCCGCCGTGGATGCAGCGCAGGATGCCGGCATCGTCCCCGCCATCTACGGGAATCACGAGAAGGGCTACACCGTCATCGATCCCGAGACGCGCCAGATCCTCGGGACCGCAAAGGACTGGAAGGCCGCCGAGCAACTCGCCATCGCCCATTCCAAGCTCCTCGATGAATCAAACAAGGACGCCGTCGCCTACTACGGCTCGCTACTAGAGGCATCGGACCTCGCCTCGCGCGGCAAGACGCGGGAGGGCGATCAAACGATCTTCGACATCGCCCCCGGCAACCGCATCGACCTCGTCGAAGCGGAGCTGCTCAGCCCCGGCCTTGAGCAGCGCCATGCCGAGCAGGCATCCATCCGCGAACGACTCACTGGCGGCGATGGCCAGACGCTGTGGAATATCCTCGGCCTCTCCATCACCGACATGCGGGGCCTCTCCCGCGATGTCCGCCGCACCGTCAATTACCTCCGCAGCGGCGCCACCGTCCGCGAGGTCATCCATGAAAAAACCCACGGCTTCCGACGCGAGGCACGGGCCCGCGGACGGCTCACCCGCGATGACGAGGTCGCCTTCATCCGCGCCTACGACAGCATCACCCGTGGCAAGCAGACCCGCGGCGCGGATGGCGGGCATGTCTCACTCGACTTCCTCCCGGATGGCATCGCCGACACGGAGATCACCGACACCATGCTCGATGAAGCCATCTCCGAAATCATGGAGGTGGAGCTCATGCGCATGGCACGCCACGGATCGCGCCGCGGCCAGGCAGACTCCGCACGTGCCCGGGGCATCGGCACCGCCAGCCGCGTCACGGTGAAGAACATCACCGCCGCCCTCAAGCTTCTCTCCCCTGCCGCCGCACAACGCTTCTCCCATTTCATGGAAGCAGCGCGCAGCTACTTCGGCATCATCTTCGGCCGCACCGCCGCCATCAACAAAGCCGAGCGCGATGGCAAGTTCGACCGCGAAGGAGCAGACGC
This portion of the Luteolibacter luteus genome encodes:
- a CDS encoding DNA/RNA non-specific endonuclease translates to MATDLSQGIPPSLGNPITTDLNRAWQKSGDTMRDPLAASTPNPLEAVLHQPWLAQEQARMEKLAAWSAAQSAKLDHAVLDWQKATAGKTIALDFAEDPETARQQALVESYLFIENEGREFRSRAERDGLRLQIAYRSFSGRGADDDDAFFTELEKLSQKRSDTRAFATRFAEDAQLSELVRSSTDYGADARSWELWQEEHKHDPGYDPRRIAEYYEHWNEIRQDTSSRLQPVLGPLRQAWHLMQEEKGYLGFNLRGLYDPMDESERATFIASLSLLARTLPPQQQASFWGNVAKTNDRAWQGYVQDAFEWGEMQVAPELREMEALLAQEEPDPWQITSTLGRNVTDQLLPLGFIHKQARERFTTDGQASAAKAAEVRAELRRRQNFRDDIERIRDEDYDPVRVLSPEGSAAAFGEKFAYGLTGTAPTLAGAAIPWAGLVLTYGTSERMLYRDLRRSFMTSDGVTPGLSDSEATRLSSQVAPILAIPYAAIEKLKIEGMLGKLPFTDKLMNTLGRRVTNGVLRGGFRIGMEAGFQTIGENLQDALPVITQQLVSALSDDLKVPGVVLRNGKDGYLDGYWEKTALTYTIMLPLSIAAAAGGRDRDARARTFAKASDAELLAFIGSAEAVARIREAQQRGPFTVNAAIEQALARRNPFTPEAKAAVEQLARDAQARKAAVDAAQDAGIVPAIYGNHEKGYTVIDPETRQILGTAKDWKAAEQLAIAHSKLLDESNKDAVAYYGSLLEASDLASRGKTREGDQTIFDIAPGNRIDLVEAELLSPGLEQRHAEQASIRERLTGGDGQTLWNILGLSITDMRGLSRDVRRTVNYLRSGATVREVIHEKTHGFRREARARGRLTRDDEVAFIRAYDSITRGKQTRGADGGHVSLDFLPDGIADTEITDTMLDEAISEIMEVELMRMARHGSRRGQADSARARGIGTASRVTVKNITAALKLLSPAAAQRFSHFMEAARSYFGIIFGRTAAINKAERDGKFDREGADAFIDKLFGLHREGSPDVTNSNPAEASDLTNSSAAFSLAPSNEDPDSSRLKNKPEATSSLSSTLRSLFPKPAEAYTFQPYDEQRPRIREIARAQDLRLVQSPDLAAATRRIEEALGIVTAFYEGGDPDIAGFSPNGNPDVVFLNSRPRIADLPLAWTFAHEAMHAAQKDAETRAAELWEEIGKLLTPLETEKIQSLLSRAYSASKHDIEAPAFLARDAISGHDFFGLSHLKNAEAIRKLIVDFYDSLGVLNPTGLKDSPDAELARTDTPGLRDGPDGDGTTTTRTLNGYHYVLDQFKRVIKCTGRLRLEPEQKRNRKAQAEAGIPNREPKDQGGHIIARIFGGSRDEINHIAQDGNFNNSAYKSLEYSWAKTIKEGKTVDVEIQLIYKGNSKRPHALVVSTTISESKSQTGTTTKTKFINRKGGS